The genomic stretch TGTCTTTAACTCCATGATCATCAGTGTCTGTGACCTGCTGTCTGGGTCTGTATATTGTGTCCCTGTCACGACCCCATGTCTGTCTTGACTCTTTCAAGTATCACAAAATTCTCACCAGTGTCCTGGTCCTGTCACAGCTGTGACCCTCGTTCCCATGTTCTTGATGTTGACAACCCAGAGCCTCGGTTATGCCTGTACCGATTGCATTCCCTGTATCCTGGTTTCTGGGCCAGACCTTcacgtgtgtgtggtgtgtgtgtgtgtgtgttgtgctgTGTGTGTGATGCCCAGGCTTGCCACAGGGCAGTGCCCCTTTCCGAAAGCCGTCCCCCGATCTCTGGGGCTCTTGGACAGCAGCTCTGGAAGGAGTTGGGTGGAGGGCTTCGTCTGGAGGAAGAGTGCTGGGATCTTGTGCCCTTGTCCCCACCCCTGCAACCCACTTCCCCGGCAGGTGAATGATACTCCATTCCAGAACCTGACCCGGGAGGAGGCTGTGCAGTTCCTGCTGGAGCTGCCCCCGGGCGAGGAGGTGGAGCTGGTGACGCAGCGGAAGCAGGACAGTGAGTGTGCGTgactgtatgtgtgtgagtgtgtgagagcgtgtgtgtctgtgagagtggAGCTGGGATCCacggccaggccctggggaggggtcGGGTCTGGGCGGTGGCCCTGCTAGCTCACGGAGCCTCCGTGTCCACAGTCTTCCGGAAGATGGTGCAGTCCCGCGTGGGCGACTCCTTCTACATCCGCATGCACTTTGAGATGGAGCCCAGCCCGCCGTCTGGCCTGGGCTTCACCCGCGGAGACGTCTTCCACGTGCTGGACACGCTGTACCCCGGCCCTGGGCAGAGCCATGCTCGCGGAGGCCACTGGCTGGCGGTGCGCATGGGGCGTGACCTCCGGGAGAAAGAGCGGGGCATCATCCCCAACCAGAGCAGGTGGGGACCGCCCACTGGAACAGGGCACAGCGTCACCACTTAGCATCCTTGGTGATTCACTCTGGGGAGCCATGCAGAAGGCTCAGGGCTGACCAGTCAGTGCTTGTATGAGTTTCCTGCaggtgctgtaacaaattaccacaaacctaggGGCTTTGAACAACACACTTTTATCCTCTCacgttctggaggtcagaaatgaGTCTGATGGGGCTAAATCCAGgcgtgggcagggctggtccttccggaggctccaggggagcaTCGGTTcccgccttttccagcttctagatgcGCCGCATCCCTGGCTCGCGgcccctcctgcatcctcacagcCAGCAGTGCAACATCTCCCGTCTCTCTCGGCCTCtgaccctcccgcctccctcttataaggacgctGTGATGACACTAGGGCCCCCGGGGAATCCAGGGTCATCCCCATCTCAGGGGCCTTAACCCCACGTGCAAAGTCCCCTTTGCCGTGAGAGGTGACATACTCACAGGTCCCGGGATTAGGCCTTGGACATCTTTGGGGCTGTGATCCTGGACCCCAGTGCTCACtcatctcctctcttctctccagggCGGAGCAGCTGGCCAGTCTGGAGGCTGCCCAGCGGGCCGTGGGGGTCGGGCCCGGAGCCTCAGCGGGCTCCAGCACACGGGCCGAGTTCTGGCGGCTGCGGGGTCTTCGTCGGGGAGCCAAGAAGACCACCCATCGGAGCCGCGAGGATCTGTCGGCTCTGACCAGACAGGGTCATTACCCGCCATATGAACGCGTGGTGCTGCGAGAAGGTgggccagggtgggaggggcCGAGGGGGGGCCTCAAGTAAGAGTGTTCCGAAGCCACAATCCTTACCTCTCTCCTTCCACCCAAAATACCCCCTTTTGGTTACTTTAGgatgaaaatacacacacacaaaaccagcaCATAGATCCTTTCACTACCGGAGAACCAGGGGTATAAAAATACACCTCATTCAGATTTCAGGAAAGGGAAGAGATTAAGCTCTTGCCCACAGCCTCAGGGCAGAAGGATTAAAAACCAGGTGCTGaggcttttaaagaaaatagcagGTGACTCAGGACCGGAAAGGGCTGAGCCGCTTTCCAGCTGCTGGTCTGTCATCCAGACAAAAAAGACTCAAACATAAAGGCTACGTACTTAATTTCTACCCCCAGGCAACGAAAGTTTAGAAATCTGAACGCGTATGGAGTTTTTAAGAGCaagagagaggcctggaaggagaggagaaggaaaagagagaagggtcAGGTGTAAAGAGCCGTCTGCTTACTCGCTTTTTCTCTGGCCAAGATGCATTCTGCACCCACTTCCTCACTGGTAAAAGGGAGTATTGGTGAGGCCAGGGGGTCAAACAAGCTCTTCTtgcaaagggccagacagtattttaggctttgcaggccagatGGTTTCTGTCCAAATGACTCAACTCTgcaggaaggcaggagagagggGGACATGCTGGATGTGGCTTTGtgccataaaactttatttacaaaaacaggctgtaGACCGGATGCGGCCTGAGGGTTGTAATGGTTGCCAATCACTGAGTTAGCTGGGTTCAGCTGCTCTGACCCCAAACTGTACAAACAAGAAGTTTCCTTTTCAAGTAACAGTCTCAGTATAAGAAGACCAAGAGGTCTCACACCTTCCCTTGAAGGATACAACCCAGATTTCACACATCATTCTGCTTGCACCCCATTGGCCAGGATGTAGTCACATGGCCATCCTTAGcttcaagggaggctgggagtTGTAGTCTTTAGCTGGGCAGCTATGGGCCTGGCTAGATCCACTATGGAGAAAGTGGAGAGACAGTTGCACAAGAGGCTAGCAGCCTTTGCCCCGCCTGGGATCCTGATTCTTGTCATTGATTCTCTGCCCCGCAGCCAGTTTCAAGCGCCCAGTGGTGATCCTGGGACCCGTGGCTGACATTGCTATGCAGAAGTTGACTGCTGAGATGCCTGACGAGTTTGAAATTGCAGGTGAGAAACCAGGTCCCATAGCAACCTCACTGGTGAACCATTTCATAACCCTTTCCCAGCCTGGGGTTGAGGCAGCTTGATAAGGGGGCTGCTAATGATGCTGTTTGGGGGAAAGAGTTAGAACAACCATGCCAAACATGAGGCAGATCATCTGCCAGCACCCCCTCCAACCCCTGGGCCAGACATCCTCAATCAATCTTGCCACCCTTTACCTGGAtagagcctcagaatccttcttaacacAGTTCACCAAGCAGCCATTGCCAATGGAGCCAATTGGACAATTGCCAGTTGTCTGTTTGTTCAAGAGATTTGTCTATTGAGCTATAGACACAGCATCGAACGAAAACACAGGGTCTCCTGAGGAGACCAAAAATGAACAACTGCAGGAACAATTAAGCTAGAGTAGGGAATCAACAAATTACAGCTCCTGGGCCAAATATGGCTGTTTTTATTCAGCCTGCTAATTAAGAATGGTattcagagacttccctggtggtgcagtggttaagaatccgcctgccaatgcaggggacacgggttcgagccctggtccgggaagtcccacatgccgcggagcaactaagcctgtgcgccacaactactgagcctgcgctctagtgcccgcgagccacagctactgaagcccgtgcgcctagagcccatgctccgcaacaagagaagccactgcaatgagagaagtacatgcaccgcaatgaagggtagcccccgctcaccgcaactagagaaagcccgcatgccacaacgaagacccaatggcagccaacaataaataaattaaaaaaaaaaaagaatggtattgatatattttattttatttttgaaataggtgtggctcttttatttatttatttatttttggctgcattgggtcttcgttgccgcgcgtgggcttttctctagttgcggcgagcgggggctactctttgctgaggtgcgcgggcttctcagtgcagtggcttctcttgttgtggagcatgggctctaggcgcacgggcttcagtagttgtggcacatgggctcagtagttgtggcgcacgggcttagttgctctgtggcatgtgggatcttcctggaccagggctcaaacccatgtctcctgcattggcaggtggattcttaaccactgcgccaccagggaagcccaagaatggtattgatatattttaaatggttgaaaagaagttaaaacaatttttttgtgacatgtgaaaagaACTGAAAGCTGCAACgtgaacagatacttgtacatgAAGATTCATCCTgattcacagcagccaaaagaTGGacacaacccaagtgtccatcgacaggtgatggataaataaaacgtgCTCCATGCACAccgtggaatattattcagccttaaaaaaggaaggaaattctgacactcactacaacatggatgaacattgaagACACAATGCTCAGTGAAATAGGTCagatacaaaaagacaaacactgtctgattccactcacaggaggtccctagaggagtcacatccacagagacaggaagtagatggtgggggccaggggctgggggagggggagggggagtcagtgtttcatggggacagagtttcagtttgggaagatgagaaagttctggaggtggatggcgGGGATGGTTGCACCACAGTGTGAATGCACTTGATGCCACTGatctgtgcacttaaaaatggttaaggtggtacaTGTTAAGTTACACACATtttaccacaacaaagagaaaaaaggcaagTATGCGTCCCCCTCCTTTTAGACCCCAGCGTGCCTTCTCCCTCAGCCGCCATGCTATCTAGGAGGGCTTCCTAGAGGTAGCAGTACTCCATCTCAGGTCCTAGAGGACACATAGGGTATGGGAGAGTAGCTTCTTTCAGGTCACAGCCCAAGCAAAGGCCCAGAGTTGGGACCGAACCTGGGAAAGTGAGCGTGTGGAGCACAGACTATGCATCCGTCTCCCCATCATGCCAGTCGTTGGCTCAGTGACTCTGAGCTGGTGACCGTATGCCCctggctcagtttccccatctgccagTAACAGCCACTCCTGttcaggaggaggaggtgagggtcGTGGTCAGGAGGGGACCCAGTGTGGTGTCAGGAGTGGGGCCAGcaggagctgctgctgctgctgctggcgtTAGAATTTCTCTCAAGGGCCATGGGGAGCCATGGTGGGTTCttgagcaggggaggggcagggagacatGAATTTGAAGGGCCAGTGGACTGCCCTCCCGAAGCTGCCAGTCGCCTCTCCCCTCCACAGAGAGCGTGTCAAGGACCGACAGCCCCTCCAAGATCATCAAACTGGACACCGTGCGGGTGATTGCAGAGAAAGTAAGCAAGGCTCTGCTGTGGGTCCCATTTCAtggatggggaaaccgaggcccagtcCTCCAACCTGTTCTGGCCCCACACCCCGCAAATATGGTTTTCCCCCTCTTGGAGGCTTTGTGATGTGGGGGACTTGAGGGAGACAGAGCccgcccagagtcacacagcagcAAGTCCTGGGAAGAGGCAGAGACTCAAACTGGGGCTCTGGTGCTCAAGACACTGTGGCCTGGGCTATCACCAAGCCCCACCCCAACATGCTGGCCTGCAGATGTGAGAGGCTGGGGTCCACTCTGACCTCAGACtcttcatctctgtctctctgattcTTCACCTGTCTCTGATGCTCTGTCTCTGGGTGTTTTTCCCTccactgtctctctgtctccctcccccacgGCCCCCAACATTGGCCTGGCCCAGGACAAACACGCACTCCTGGACGTGACACCCTCAGCCATTGAGCGCCTTAACTACGTGCAGTACTACCCAATCGTGGTCTTCTGTGTCCCCGAGAGCCGGACAGCCCTCAAGGCACTGCGCCAATGGCTGGCCCCCACCTCCCACCGCAACTCCCGCCGCCTCTACGCTCAGGCCCAGAAGCTGAGGAAGCACAGTGACCACCTCTTCACAGGTGGGGCGGGAGCTGAGGGTCTGGGGTGGGCGGTGGGTCCTGCCCTGAGTCTCCCAGCCATGCTGatgcccctcccccccgcccgcAGCCACCATCCCCCTGCAGGGCACAAGCGACTCCTGGTACCAAGAGCTCAAGGCCATCATCCGCGAGCAGCAGACGCGGCCCATCTGGACGGCCGAGGACCAGGTACCTGCCAGGGTTTGGGAACAGTCGCAGTTAGGGCTGGGTTAGGGGCCATGGCCAAGGCCCAGATTTGACCTGAGGCTAGGGTCTGGACCTGGTTCCTGGGGTGAGATGGGATTGGGGTCTTCTCCTGACACTGGAGTCAGGGTTGGGGCTCAGCTCAGATCTGGGGGCTCAGTCTGGACCAAGGTCAATGGTCAGAACTCACCTTGGGGTCAAGGGTTAAGGCTCAATTTGAGGTTGAGGACTGGAGTTTGAAAGGTGGTGTCCCGGGTCTGGggttttctctaagatcagggagGGCCGAGGCTCAGCTCAGCCAGGCCATATGCACCCGCAGCTGGACAGCTCCTCAGAGGACAACCTGGACCTCCCTCATCGCAGCCTGGCTGACAGCTCCGCGGATCTGAGCTGTGACAGCCGGCTCAACAGTGACTATGAGACAGACGGTGAGGGCAGCGTCTACACGGACGGCGAGGGCTACACGGATGGCGAGGGTGGGCCCCACACGGACGTGGACGAGGGGCCCCTGGCGCCAGCCCTGGCCCGGTCCTCGGAGCCCGTGCTGGAGGATGAGCCTCGGATCCTGCAAGATCACGGTAGACCCTCGGGTCACCGGGGGACCCAGGTGAGCAGAGCACCAGGCTGGCCCCAGCAAGGGTCTCGGGACGGGGCTGAGACACCTAGGGAGCCTATTTTCCGCCAGGGTGTCGAGGAACAGAAACTTCCCCGACCAGATCAGTAGCTGGGACCTGGATCTAGGGTATTTGAACCACTGAGTCacttaaagcaaatatttaaccTCTGCATGAGTTTCCTTATCTAAGATACAGGGATTGATGGTAAAGTCTTGACGTCACGAGCTTGTtagtttgctgttgttgttgttttgtttcttggccacacggcttgtgggatcttagttccctgaccagggatcgaacctacgccccctgcagtggaagctcagagtcctaaccactggaccaccagggaattcccacaagcTTGTTGTTCAAACAGAATACACTTAGTCCAAGTCCTGGCCCACGGGAGTCGGGTGTTTAACAATAACAAATATTGACGTAGCACTTATTCTCTGTGCGGCTGCCTCAGCCTCCAAGGTGCCTTTCTGTGAATTTGACAAAATCCTCCAAACCCTCTCTagggaaatgtaaaaatgtaCGAATCTATGACGTCTCGGGCAGAATGGTGCTCCGTGGCGTTGTGCAGTACCCGACCTGCTCAACTGTCCATGGCATCCTGATTATGGGGCAGGCTCTCCTCTAAGCACTTGACATATATGAACTCATTTATGAGCTCCTGAGAACAGCCCTCTGAGGAAAGTCACAGATGGGAAACCCCACTCCCCCTTTGCTGACAGTCTGGGAGatcacagccaaggccttcccctgTCCCaggctgttttctcatttaaaattggGGATGAGCTCCAGACTTCTGTGGGGACAAGGAGAAAGCCTGTGGGTAACACTGCCGGGGGcaaaggtggggaggtgggatggggtggtTACTCATCCCAGTTTATCATACTTGGGGGTAAGTGTtaccctcctttctccctctgcaaGGTGGATGGCCGCCACCCACAGGGTCAATGGCGACAGGACAGCATGCGGTAAGAGCCCCTGTACTCCACATTGGGGGCCCTCAACCCTCCCCCTGGGACTCAGGGTGTGGGGTGGAGAAGAGACCTAGAACCAAGCTATGCCTTCGTGGTGTTGGGAGCCTCCTGGGTGAGAGAGAGCCAGACAGAGCCACTCCAAGCCCCATGTAGTCAGGGCCATGGGAGTAGGAATCCTCTTCCTGGGAGAATTGggagggcttcctgaaggaggggaATTTGGAGCGGGCTTTGAAGGATGTGTAGGAGTTTTGTCTTGCTCATCTCTGACTGCACCCACTGTGCCTAGCCCAGAGTCAACTCAGATAATGGTAGGTAAGTCCACATCCTCCCCACCCACAGCCTCTGTTCTATTTTCTGATCCCCAGGACATATGAGCGGGATGCTCTGAGGAAAAAGTTTACACGAGCCCGAGATGTGGAGTCCTCTGACGAAGATGGCTATGACTGGGGACCGGCCACTGACCTGTGACCCCTCCCAGGTGGCCAGCTGGCCTGTCCTCCCTTTTTCTCCCTGGAGCTGAGACTCAGCTTCCCACACAGAACCTGGAAACCTGCCTCCCTCTGCCCGGTCTTTAATAAATGGAGTTATTTTCACAGCACTGGCTTTTAGTGACTTCCAGGGACAAGGGGCCAGAGTAGGGTGCTATCTTTCCTCTCTTAACCCCACAGACCCAGATCTGAGACTTTGCCCATTCAATAAGCTTTTAATtctttacataaaaaataatatagaaccAAGAAACTTTTGTGGCCCTGGCCAGCCGAGGAGGGTCCGCGGACGGAGTTCCAGGGCCGGCGGGGGCTAAGGCACAGTGGTGAGGGGAAGGTGGCTGGTCACAGGTACACCGGCTGCTCCTGGCCTGTGAGCAGGCGGTAGGTGGCAGCGGGCATCGTCTTGATGTGAAcctgggggcagagaggaggcgGCAGCTGCAGGCGGCCTCCTCCCACTCAGGCCCCGCCTACCACCCACGCACGCACCTCAATGTGGGCCTCCGTGAGCAGCTCAATGATGCGGGCGTGGGGCGTGGCCACCACACTCTGCCCGTTGATCTCAATGATGCGGTGCCCCACGCGGACGCCCCCACGCTCCGCAATGCCACCCCGGAGGAGGCTGCAGATCTGGGGGGACAGGAAGGGCCACGCTGCTCAGGGGGCCACGCCTGGGGCCGCCCACCCGCCACCCggtccctgggctgggggctcacTATGCCGTCCTCCACGCAGAAGCCCAGCTGTTCGCGGACGTGGGGCCGGCGGATGATGGCCGTGGTGACCGGCGGGCAGTGGACGATGCTGAGGGTCACCAGCGTCTGAGACTTCACTTCCTGTGCAGGATGGGGGCTGTTGACCTGGCTGGGCCTCCGGGGGGCTGCCAGACTTCCTGTTGAGCTGCAGCCCCTCCTGGGCCTGTTTACCCACTCATAAAATGGAACCTATAGATTCTACAAGATCCCTTgagaagtggttaagaatgcagaCCAGAGCTGGGCAGCCTTGGAGTCAGAGCCGTGCCACCtctcacctccctgggcctcagtttccttatggtCAAAAGCAAGGTTCTAGCAGTACCCACAAGGCAGGGTTACAAGCACTCAGTAACACACTGCGTGAACCGTGTCAGACTTGCCCTTCTGGCCTGGCCAGgcccctc from Balaenoptera musculus isolate JJ_BM4_2016_0621 chromosome 3, mBalMus1.pri.v3, whole genome shotgun sequence encodes the following:
- the TJP3 gene encoding LOW QUALITY PROTEIN: tight junction protein ZO-3 (The sequence of the model RefSeq protein was modified relative to this genomic sequence to represent the inferred CDS: inserted 1 base in 1 codon), coding for MEELTIWEQHTATISKDPRRGFGIAISGGRDRPSGSVVVSDVVPGGPAEGRLQTGDHIVMVNGVSMESVTSTFAIQILKTCTKVANITVKRPRKVQLPTTKATSGLGHQDSDEEDGPRRLDEADHGQGYEGDTSSGSGHSWGERSRRPRTGRRSRAGSHGRRSPGGDSEANGLALVSGFKRLPRQDVQMRPVKSVLVRRRDSDDFGVKLGSQIFIKHITESGLAARNSRLQEGDLILQINGVSSENLSLSDTRKLIEKSEGKLTLLVLRDRGQFLVNIPPAVSDSDSSLLEDISDLGSELSQAPPSHVPPPPQHGQRSPDASRTSSPMESPQLRQESSVDSRTASEPDSPRQRSCDMHSVPSGQSXRDHGYSPASRVVRFLKGANIGLRLAGGNDVGIFVSRVQAGSPADGQGIQEGDEILQVNDTPFQNLTREEAVQFLLELPPGEEVELVTQRKQDIFRKMVQSRVGDSFYIRMHFEMEPSPPSGLGFTRGDVFHVLDTLYPGPGQSHARGGHWLAVRMGRDLREKERGIIPNQSRAEQLASLEAAQRAVGVGPGASAGSSTRAEFWRLRGLRRGAKKTTHRSREDLSALTRQGHYPPYERVVLREASFKRPVVILGPVADIAMQKLTAEMPDEFEIAESVSRTDSPSKIIKLDTVRVIAEKDKHALLDVTPSAIERLNYVQYYPIVVFCVPESRTALKALRQWLAPTSHRNSRRLYAQAQKLRKHSDHLFTATIPLQGTSDSWYQELKAIIREQQTRPIWTAEDQLDSSSEDNLDLPHRSLADSSADLSCDSRLNSDYETDGEGSVYTDGEGYTDGEGGPHTDVDEGPLAPALARSSEPVLEDEPRILQDHGRPSGHRGTQVDGRHPQGQWRQDSMRTYERDALRKKFTRARDVESSDEDGYDWGPATDL